From Podospora bellae-mahoneyi strain CBS 112042 chromosome 5, whole genome shotgun sequence:
CAGGCTGCAGGAAGATAACTCATGCCATCTGAACACTCCCATCTACACGATTCTTTCCCTCAGAATCCCTGCCTCGCAACCTGAgcctgagcagcagcaatggtCCCCTGAGCATTCGGATCAACAAAGCCACATCCATTCTTCCCATTTTGGAACTGAGCAGCCTCAGCAGAGCAGACCCCCACGCCACTCGCATCAGCGCAACACCCTGAAGCGCAGTCGGCATTGTTGACGCAGCCCCCAGTGATGAACTGCGAGCCGTTCCCCTGCCCAACGTTTCTCGCACCGGCATTGTTGGGTGTGATTTGTGCCATGGCAGTGACGACAACTTGGACCTCGTTAGTAAAAGTCAAAGTCCTGTGGAAGGCATGTAAACTTACAAGCCAGAAGGGCAGTTACAGTGATGCGGACCATCTTGGAAGTGGTGTTAAAAGTTGGATAAAAGGCTCACAGAGCTGATGCCGACACCAGGTCGTTTGATGAAGTGAATCGgatgaagagatgggatgaTAGAAGCATGAATGATAATAACTCCATTTCCCCAGTGCGACGCTTTATGTAGTCGATGTTTATTGCACTTCTTTACTTAGAGGAAGACAATCACTTCCCATCTGAAAGACCGGGCACGATGCGACTGTTACTGCTGCGGATCATACTATCGTCCAGACAGTTGTGTCAAGAGTGCTCACAATGCGATCAAGTAATACCGCCGATCTAGTATCTACCAAGTCAATAAACCATTGCCGTCCTAAATgccttggtgttgtggtAGTAAGCGGTGACAGGTGTGGTTTGATCATCCCAGCCCCTAAATCGGCAATAGGGGTAAAATGCTTGGCATTGATGGTTTGACAGCGCACATCATTTATGCATGGGGGCTTTGATTATGTGGAAGTCACTGATCGGTTCGGATGCTTTCGTCCTGAACACATTCCTCTTTTGGTGCTTAAAGTGAAAAGGAAGGTATTGCCGATGGCAAGGTTTTGTGAACGTCTCCTCAGAAGTATGGGTTTGCTTTGTCCTCATGATCAATGTCTGAGAAGAACCCAGCTCAACAAACTGCCTTGTTCAGATCTTGATGTGTCGACCTTTTCAAGCTTCGATGCCAATAATTCACAGAGACCACCGCCCCCAACCCTATATCAGCCATCCAGCCCCATAGACCGAAGGATCAAGCCTGCAGAAGCCACAGGGTTGGAAGCCAACAGCAGCCTTTGCCTAACCGCTCGCCCCGAATAAATAAGATGGAACTGCGCATGTACAAGTCCCGAGGCAATCGTTTGCTCTAAATCCCGTGCCATAGATGAGTCCTTACCAGTCAGTCAGGTCAGCTAGTGAGCATCACCTCGAAGCTAACGCCACCAACCGCCCAACAACGCCAGGTACAGCACCTTGCATCAAGATCTTGCCGAGGTGCCACACCACATCCCAAAAACATCTCCCATCTGTTGAAGTACTGATCATGCTAATGAATCACCCTTCCATCCACCTTCATTCTCCAATGTCTTGTTCAAAACCCACTTACCACTCTCTAGGTATGTGATGGAACTACTCAAGAGAATATCTACTCATCTAGACCCAATATCACCCCTAACAAACCAGAATAGCTCCTCACCACTCAAGGCTTCCACACAAATGCATGCACCCAACCGCCAcaagccaaccaaccaccgccctgactctccctccccattgCCGCGAATACCCACTGCATAAATCTGCATAACGGCAACAAACCACAAACTATCTTATCATAAGCGCTAGAAAATGCTGTGCTCTCCTCCCTGCCGTTGAAAAAAGCCCGCATAAGTATCTTCCAGCGAACGAGCCGCTGTATGCTGTGTAGCCAGCCGTGCCTCGGTTAACGACTCATCTACCACTCTTGAAGCGGTTGGAATGAAGGCA
This genomic window contains:
- a CDS encoding hypothetical protein (EggNog:ENOG503P6IW; COG:S), which codes for MVRITVTALLAFVVTAMAQITPNNAGARNVGQGNGSQFITGGCVNNADCASGCCADASGVGVCSAEAAQFQNGKNGCGFVDPNAQGTIAAAQAQVARQGF